CTTCTTCGAAGGATTAATTTATTGATTGTGGCAATATCTATGCATAAGTATGGAAtttgtatgtttttctttttatctgcTATCGAGCCTTCTTCCTAAGCAAGGACGATTCCAATACTTATCTTATTAGAGCAGTTTACAAACTTTGCTAATAATAGCTCACACGAGTGGTTATAATTATTATCAAAAACCCTAGGTACACACTTACCGTCATCCCTGATAGAGAAGCTGAAGTCATCGATTTATTGTTTCTGAGAGAATTCACACGAGCTTCTTGAGAACGATGAGGACAGACGAAGGCCGTTGTGAGGATTCTAGAGATCAAGAATTGGATACCAGAGATAGGTTGCAAGTCTAGTTTAGAGTGGGGTGTGTTAATCCTATACCTAGAAAAACATACGGTCAAAGGTAAATTGATCAAAATTGGGGTGTAATTAGTAAAAACTGGGGCGTAAATAAAGCTCACTGATGCAGGGGGCCCCACAACCTCAGAGGTCCAATCCAGGACATGGGCCTGTGGGCTGTCAACCCAGAGGTGCGTACTTCGCCCTCACACAGTGGGCCGCACATGGGCCTAGCCACCCTACATTATCAGGCCTGCAGACCATACACCCCAACCCATCTGGAAATGCATCTCTGCAAACCAAGGTTGTTGATGGCGGGATTCGAACCCACGCCACCCTTTAATGCAGAGATGCATTTCCATATGGGTTGGGGTGTATGGTCTGCAGGCCTGATAATGTAGGGTGGCTAGGCCCATGTGCGGCCCACTGTGTGAGGGCGAAGTACGCACCTCTGGGTTGACAGCCCACAGGCCCATGTCCTGGATTGGACCTCTGAGGTTGTGGGGCCCCCTACATCATAACAGCTCAATGGATGGCACTTTGGCGCAACGCCTTAGTGTTAAAGGGTGGCGTGGGTTCGAATCCCGCCATCAACAACCTTGGTTTGCAGAGATGCATTTCCAGATGGGTTGGGGTGTATGGTCTGCAGGCCTGATAATGTAGGGTGGCTAGGCCCATGTGCGGCCCACTGTGTGAGGGCGAAGTACGCACCTCTGGGTTGACAGCCCACAAGCCCATGTCCTGGATTGGACCTCTGAGGTTGTGGGGCCCCCTGCATCACTCACCATTATAGTGTGCAAATTACGCCAAGCGTATTCGATCAGAAATACTCAAGCCAAAACAACCCATTTGGATGATAGGACCATGGCTCATCTCACCTATACACACGGACGATGCGCAACAATGAGGCCATGACCCACTTCAAGTATGACGGCTCAAGTCTTCACCTCCTCGAATACTATACATAGCatgtgcatgcatgcatgcatgggcTTTCTGCCCAAGACATCCTATATCTGTCATCCCGCCAACTAACCTATCGCATCgtatttttgttttccttggcATCTAAGCATCTCCCCTGTATGACAAACCCTTGTGTCAGACAACCGTCTTCCTTCTCATTTGTTATTGATAAGTCGCAGAGGCGAAACCAATATTGGTTATTAGGGGTAGAAACTTTGTGTGGAAATATTTTTTGGgttctatatatatcacttgttaaatttttttgtttatatatatatatcactttttCACCTTATCAAATGACTATCTCATtgtgattaatattttattattggaTTAAGGGGAACGTATCTGATCATCATTAGTTGGGTCATTCATCTTTTGAGCTTAGTTATTCAGTTGGGCCTGTAGTTTATTAATGTATTGTTTTATTAGAATAAGGTGGAACATGTATTGTGCATAGTAAtctaatttttatatatatatatatatgtactttaaaaaatattttaagggGAAGCCGCTCATCCTTGGGTGGGCATGGTTCCGCCCCTCACtaatatgcacatatatattaGTTGCTTTGATATGCTATGGAGGGGGCAATAACTCCTCGACAAACACGGACATTTATTGAAGGAGACCAACAATGCATGCACATGTGGTCTTATCATACGTCTAGCTAGTCTAATGAAATTGTACTTGTTTTCATTGTTATCTATCAAAAGATGGGTTAAACCACTTCGGAAAGATTTTGGATTTTCCAATTTAATCACTCAAAGTTAAAATGTTTCAACTTGGTaacttaaatttcaaatttgttccAAATAAGTAACTCGGTTAGATCTTCACACTTCCAGGCAGTCAATCTGCTTATTTGATGAATTGACCGAATGAAAATCGTCTACGTGGCTTAACGGCGTTGCTGATTGTATGGATGCTGTTGATGTGGCAATAATAAGGCGGAATTTTCAATTTGGTACTCAAAATCTTGATTGCCCCATCAAAGTCACAAATCCTCACAAATCCTAGGTTTACCTAAGGGTGTCCACAACCGATACGCAATCGAGAAACCGATCCGTAATCttggttattcgattttcggttATGGTTTCAGATAcagttatgattttagtaaatgtttaGATATTTTTACGGTTatggttttttcggttacggttatAATTATAACTGAAAAAaccaaataatatataatatatattatatattatataaatatatattagattagattttatatatatatatatatatattatataagttacatattgaGATATGAGACTATGGGAGGCCAATTAGTATTTGTAAAACtatgattatatcttcataacaaattataaattaagattgattagttgaaactcatagtggctttatcattttaaaattcatataaattaagattgatcaTTGCTAAAGCGAAAGTGGGGAGAcatcttcatgtatgttttattttattttattttatttttcttgatcatattatttctctcggtcttgtaattttatttttctttaattgtgatgagataatatatttattatcattatcatgaatttttatcaaattttgttagatggagttggagtcgatcatgagttattttctcactctatttgagatttattcatacttttttcatttcttcaaaaaccgaaaaccgatccgatcggatccgaaaaatatggttatttcggtttggttatccgaacatataCGGTTCGGttatgattctaaaatatcttaaccgaatcgattcggacatttcagttatggttaaaaaccgaactGAAACCAAATGGACACCCTTAGGTTTACCTATTCTCACATCTTCACAATCCCTTCTCTAATTGTAGAATCGAAATTAAAATCTTCACAAACCCATCTTCTCACCTCTTCACAAACTCATATGTACCCATCCGATTGAGAAACCCCAATACAAACTCTCAGCGGCATCTCGCGGAACCATATCGCCATCTTTGCTCTGGGTCGTCACCATCTCTGCTATGGGTCGTCACCATGTTGATGAAGTCGAGAAACTCTCGATTCCTTCCACTCAACGGCTCATGTCCCTTTAGTGGTGCCAAGATTCCTTCTCCTTTCACCTCAATCGATGCACTATAATATTaggggcatatatatatagcttgatTGGGTCATAGTAGTTGAGTAAAGAGATGTGTTGCCCTTGAGATTCTGGTGAAAGTGGTGTGGTGTCTTGGAGATCTGGAGCTTGACGGGAGATGGAGACAgaattttttaacttttttcttgttttgattttgtttaaaaCATTTGTCAATTAATAAATTTGTATTTCAATATATTTTCCACATGGAAAAGTGCTAGGCTACACAagcaaaaaatcaattgaagatGATGGTCAAGTGCCACATAGGCGCTTTGACTGACGAAGATATTAGAAATCTGACTGAGTCactaaattgaaacaaatttgaagTTTAGGTTACCaagttgaaacatttgaactttGGATGACTAAATTGGAAAATCTAAAATCTTTCGGTGACCAAAAATGATAACCCATCAAAAGATTATTAGACCACACACTTCATGGTCTTGGTGGTTTGAGATTGAAGGAGACCACACAATGCATATACATGTGATCTTATCATGCGTTTAGTGAAATTGTACTTGTTTTAATTACTCTTTCAAAAATTTATTGGACCACAAAGTTCAACTGAAATTATACTTGATTGAATTATTCTCTTTCAAAAGCTTATTAGACCACACACTTCATGGTCTTGGTGGTTTGAGATTGAAGGAGACTACACAGTGTATGCACATACGGTCTTATCATACATCTAGTAAAAATTTACTTATTTTAATTATTCTATTTCAAAAGCTTATTAGACCACACACTTCATGGTCTTGGTGGTTTGAGATTGAAGGAGACCACACAGAGCAGACTCGTGTGCTCTTATCTTACGTCTAGTGAAATTGTACTTGTTTTAATTGCTCTTTCAAAAGCTTATTGGACCATAAAGTTTAGCTGAAATAGTATTTGTTTGAATTGTTCTCTTTCGATAGCATATTAGACCACACATTTCATGGTCTTGGTGGTTTGAGATTGAAGgaaaaacttggtctataaTGAGTCCATTTTCCTATCAAAAAACACCTAGCCTAACCTTATCAAATTACTAACAATGTATTGAAGTTTCCTATTTATCAACAaaactatgaaaaataaaaggtaAAATACCCTCTGGCCCCTCACATTTGTTAAAAGGAAAGTGTTTCATCTCCCAATTTCTTACTACCATTTCAAACCTCATCGAGTTGGTATGCTGGATATTTAGGGGATAGTATATCTATGTTCACAATTAATCGATATCCCACGTGTCACATGAATTGGGAATTAAAATTGGGGGCATTATTTGAGGAGCTGTAACATTACCCTTGTTAAAAGGACATATTTTCCTCTCCAATTTGGTATCCCAATATGAGTTGAATGTTAGCAGGCGTCACATattttaattgaaaatatgaCTTGCCCTTCATGTCATGAAAAATATAAAGGGTTTTTATCTATaaggacaaaacttaaaagttgtattccaacaaggacaatctaaaaaaacctttagaaaaaaggacaaagtctagcaacttaccaaaatatcctccctcattcttcttcctcctcctttcttcttattcctctttcttcttctttgcgcCACCATATCGAAAGTTGGTCGTCCGGCCATCATTTTCGATGAACGAACTACCGAAATAAAGCTCTTGGTCAGCTCGATCAAAGCTCAGTCATCACCAatagtagaaaatcacttgcGTCGTAgaaaaagcttcgtgaaatcacggttaccatttgaaaaagaactaGATCCGACCAATACGACCAGCGCCGatgaccatcaacacctccaatcaactccacagactaaggggcatcacctttgaggttttattgcttttttgaactttttttttccatctgaaaTCGGATATGAATCTgcaaatattatatctgtttcgtgtatgatattatatctgtttcgtatctgatattatatttgttttgtatctgtcaatattatatatgttttgtatctatcaatattcttctaaatcgaatatgaatatgcagatattatatctgttttagatctgttatgatatgttatcgattttggtccttttgaaatttcaaacagataacatttcattattGACAGATAACATTATCTGTCAATAATTTGTTGGtattttcggtttcaatgaagaATAAAAGGGTACAATTTGGATACATTAAGGACAGGATATTGAAGAAACTTAATGGGTGGAAGGAGAGCAGGTTTTCGATGGGGGGAAGAGAGATATTGATCAAGTCTGTGATCCAAGCAATGGCTACGTATATTCTATCTTGTTTTCGGTTGCCAGCTACCATTTGCAATGATATACAACGTGCTTGTGCTAGATTTTGGTGGGGAAGTTCATAGGAGAATAAGAAATTGCATTGGAAAAGCTGGGATAAGTTGTGTGAATCGAAAGAGAAGGGAGGCATGGGATTTCGAAATATTTTTCGATTTAATCAAGCACTATTGGGTAAACAGGTATGGAGATTAATGGATCGACCCCACTCACTTGTGGCGAGAATTCTTAGGGGAAAACATTTCCCTACGGGGGATATTTGGACTGCTGGGGTTGGAGGAAATCCTTCCTTCACATGGAGGAGTTTATTGTGGGGAAGGGATTTTTTAAGATATGCAACACGTTGGGTGATTGGGAATGGAGAACATGTTTTCATTTATGGAGATAGATGGGTACCAACTCCTAAATCTTTTACCATTGTGTCTCCAGTAACACTCCCATTACAAAGTAAGGTGTCTATGCTCTTAGACCAGCAAGGTGGGTGGAATGAATCGTTGATTCGACGGCGTTTTCTAGATTTTGAAGCTGATATGATATTGAGTATACATCGCCCTAGGAGGATGGTAGCTGATAGATTATGTTGGCACTATGATAACAAAGGAAGGTATTCAGTAAGGAGTGCGTACCATTTGACTATGGAATTGCATAATTGAGGACCGTCTGCATCGATTGATTGGAGGAAGGAGTGGTGGAAATGGTTATGGGCAAGATTAATTCCCCCGAAGGTCAAGATTTTCATATGGAGTGCTTGCCATGACATTATACCTACAAGAGGTAACTTGATGAATCAACATGTCCCTTGTTTTCAGAGTTGTCCGGTGTGTGGAGGTGGTCAAGATAACACTTTGCATGCTTTATTCTTCTGTccatatatattaaatcagtaTCGAAGACGAGTAAAGTATGGGGAAGTTTACAGTCTGCATTGGGTGGTTGTTTGTTGGATTGTATGGTCTATCTGAAGGATGTTTTGCTGGATGTTGATATGAACTTCTTCCTTATGGCTGTTTGGGAAGTCTGGAATTTCCACAATAGAGTTGTTCATGGTGTAAAAGGTCGGACGAGAGAAGGACTCTTGGACTGGATCCAAGGGCGGATTTAgggggggactacactaggctgtagtccccccaaatgtttggtaattatatatatatacttacatatatatacacatatatacatgcacaaatatacacatatatatggatgcatgcatacatacatatacatatagatatatactaatataagtatacatacataaataaaaatacaattatatacagGTTCATACCTAAATATATACTTAGCCacctaaaaaaaacacactccgTACCTACTCTCATTCGTTGGTGCAAGTGTGTAACCGTATTGCTTCGTAAGTTCGTCTCAAGATTCTCAACTAACAATAAGCCTAAATGTCTAATCAACTAATTTTAGTAACTTGTACTATCAATTAAATAGATGTAATGTAAATagcctaaaaaaaaattccgggggcgctgcccccggacccccACCAACTTTTAACAGTCCCCCCTAACGTGAATTCCTGGTTCCGCCCTTAACTGGATCCCAGAATTTCTAGACGAGATTGCACATTAATGCCATCGAGGAAGTACATGTCCCGACCCCTCAAGAGTTGATGTTCATTGGACACCGCCTAGCCCAGGGAAATTTTTGATGAATGTTGACGCTGCTAGAGAGAAAGATGGTCTCAGATCTGCAGTTGGTTGCGTGGCTAGAAATTCTAATGGCAGGTTGACTATAGCATCTGCAGTACCAGTTGGGCTCCTTTCCTCTGTTGAAAGTGCAGAATCATATGCTATTAGGGAGGGTATCAAGCTTGCAATTGAGGCTGGCTTGGAGCATGTTACGATTGCCAGTGACTCTAAAGGAGTTGTGGCCAAGATCAATGCGCAGGATTCTGGGTTAAATGAAGATGGCAGCATTATTGGTGAAATTCAGATGCTACGGGAGAAGTTGCGATATTGTAAGGTATCTTACTACTCTAGGAATTGTAACAATGTAGTGCATAGTATTGCTAAGTTCTCTTTGACTTGTTCAGTTCCACACATTTGGAACGATTCGAATGAGCTTCGTTGGCTCCAGGAAGCTGTAATGGCATATTTATTGCCTGCTGTCGCTTAATAATATACAGactttcctttcaaaaaaaaaaaattttgttggtATTTTCAATATTTATCTCCATTTGTATATTTCAAATCATAGAGATTATTCTTCGGATTTGTAATTCCTCTGTTAAGATTTATAAATTCCTATACTGCTAACATGGCACTAGGTGTAATGTTTACTATTATGAAATGAAGTGTTTCGTTTAaactttttaagaaaattaaaaaaaatcatagagattagataaaaataataaaaaaaaacttatatgtCCCAAACAAACCATGTATTCATCAATACAATGATTTTTTGTATTTAGGCAGTGCAACATTAGTATCTATCGAAATGATACGCAcatcatttttttgtttaaaggataaattgtataaaaaatatttcGTTCCATCAATAATAGCCAAACATAAAAAAGTCTTTCAAAAGTTGGCCACCACTTCGAACTCCACTATCCAAACCCCCTTCACCAACCTCCCCTTGCCCACCAGTGGCCCCCTCCATGTTGCTCCACTTTAATATTAGAATTTCATTATCTAaaacttattaaaaaaatttccattatataaaaaaaaaattcataaaatgaaagaaagacCCCAACTtttgaattatattatttttaatcctAATCAATTCAATTTCCTATAAGAAAGAGACAAAATCCAAACCACCATTATGACGTCATAAATCTTATAATGACCGTCATCAAACGTTCCCAACCCACACAAGTCCAACCATAAAGTAGTCTTTACCAGATCCACGGGTCCCACAATTGGTGGGCCAAACCAAAA
This genomic stretch from Tripterygium wilfordii isolate XIE 37 chromosome 22, ASM1340144v1, whole genome shotgun sequence harbors:
- the LOC119991469 gene encoding uncharacterized protein LOC119991469, whose protein sequence is MNVDAAREKDGLRSAVGCVARNSNGRLTIASAVPVGLLSSVESAESYAIREGIKLAIEAGLEHVTIASDSKGVVAKINAQDSGLNEDGSIIGEIQMLREKLRYCKVSYYSRNCNNVVHSIAKFSLTCSVPHIWNDSNELRWLQEAVMAYLLPAVA